GTGTTTTACTGTTAAATATGTTTTCAAAGCACAAAATAGTAACAGTATCCCATAGAGTAAAAAACCAATATTCATAATTATTCCGCCAATAGTTCCCTTTAGCAAAATAAAGAATACACCTCCTACTGCGGTAATCCCACATAAAATAACATACAATCTTCCAATCCATCTGTGAAAATTGATAAAACGAATTCTTATGATAGGAATGAGTTGGATATACCCCAATATCATTATGATAGATCCTGCTATAAAATGTAACCATATACTCCATTCCGCAATAGGTGACCGTGGAAAATATAATCCTGGAAGACCTGCTTCCCAACGTATAGAATCCCTATTTATAAAAGCATACACATAAAAACTACAGATGTACATACTAAACAAAACCATACTTACTATAGCGGTAATGTATACTAAAACACTCGTATAGCGAATACATATTACTCCTATGGAAGCAAAGGTTCTTTTTTTATTTGGCATTATATCAGTAG
The genomic region above belongs to Chitinophagaceae bacterium and contains:
- a CDS encoding DUF2306 domain-containing protein, coding for MYTTDIMPNKKRTFASIGVICIRYTSVLVYITAIVSMVLFSMYICSFYVYAFINRDSIRWEAGLPGLYFPRSPIAEWSIWLHFIAGSIIMILGYIQLIPIIRIRFINFHRWIGRLYVILCGITAVGGVFFILLKGTIGGIIMNIGFLLYGILLLFCALKTYLTVKHKQFVVHRIWAIRLFSLVIGSWLYRMYYGFWFFSMDGLEHELDFTGWFDKIMVFFFYIPNLVVAEVFLRYDRIKAHPFLNFLFSFLFLFLFVIFLLGTYHFYKYYWSYYIKNEFFF